A window of the Halobacterium hubeiense genome harbors these coding sequences:
- the metG gene encoding methionine--tRNA ligase, giving the protein MTYEDFPTDEQAVVTAGLPYANGDLHIGHLRSYVNADAFTRALRKLGQDAIYVSGSDMHGTPIAVNAAEEGVSPEEFALRHHEQYEETFPKFNVDFDQYGHTHDDTNTELTKEFVRAWEDNDHVYEKEINVAYDPEADQWLPDRYVEGTCPYCGEHARGDECDEGCQRHLEPGEIEDPVSALTGNPAEYRVRDHKFLRLSDVQEHLQGFINRLEGTSNAQNQPREWIEGELEDFCITRDMDWGIDYPGEGSEDLVLYVWVDAPIEYVSTTKQYSERTGDFDWESVWKDGDGEIVHVIGRDIIQHHTVYWPAMLEAADYAEPRAVCATGFVNIDGKGLSTSKNRAIWAEEYLDEGFHPDLLRYYMATASGFERDVNFSWDRFAERVNSELADVVGNFVYRALLFATRNFDGTPDAAVSDDVETEIAAAMDDYEDALNDYDLKSAGERAVALARYGNEYIQRNEPWKLDDEEAAPVIRDCVQLVKAVAVLLQPFIPEKADDIWAQIEEDGSVADATIGDCLQAPPAEFGEPDELFTKVEDERVEELDAKLQEKIEAASSDEGDDEDVTDESETELEPLADERVSFEDFQSLDLRVGEIETAEGIEGADDLARLEVDIGHETRQIVAGIKQLHDLDELPGKRVVIVANLEQAELFGVESNGMILAAGEDADLLTTHGDSEPGTKIK; this is encoded by the coding sequence ATGACCTACGAGGACTTCCCGACCGACGAACAGGCGGTGGTCACGGCGGGGTTGCCGTACGCCAACGGCGACCTCCACATCGGCCACCTGCGCAGCTACGTGAACGCCGACGCGTTCACCCGCGCGCTCCGAAAGCTCGGCCAAGACGCCATCTACGTCTCCGGCAGCGACATGCACGGCACCCCCATCGCCGTCAACGCCGCCGAGGAGGGCGTCAGCCCCGAGGAGTTCGCGCTCCGCCACCACGAGCAGTACGAGGAGACGTTCCCGAAGTTCAACGTCGACTTCGACCAGTACGGCCACACGCACGACGACACCAACACCGAACTCACGAAGGAGTTCGTCCGCGCGTGGGAGGACAACGACCACGTCTACGAGAAGGAAATCAACGTCGCCTACGACCCCGAGGCCGACCAGTGGCTCCCCGACCGCTACGTCGAGGGGACGTGTCCGTACTGCGGCGAGCACGCCCGCGGCGACGAGTGCGACGAGGGCTGCCAGCGCCACCTCGAACCCGGCGAAATCGAGGACCCCGTCTCCGCGCTCACCGGCAACCCCGCGGAGTACCGGGTGCGCGACCACAAGTTCCTCCGGCTCTCGGACGTCCAAGAGCACCTCCAGGGGTTCATCAACCGCCTCGAAGGCACGAGCAACGCCCAGAACCAGCCCCGCGAGTGGATCGAGGGCGAACTGGAGGACTTCTGCATCACGCGGGACATGGACTGGGGCATCGACTATCCGGGTGAGGGCTCCGAGGACCTCGTGCTGTACGTCTGGGTGGACGCCCCCATCGAGTACGTCTCCACCACCAAGCAGTACAGCGAGCGCACCGGCGACTTCGACTGGGAGTCCGTCTGGAAGGACGGCGACGGCGAGATCGTCCACGTCATCGGCCGCGACATCATCCAGCACCACACCGTCTACTGGCCCGCGATGCTGGAAGCCGCCGACTACGCCGAGCCGCGCGCGGTCTGCGCGACCGGGTTCGTGAACATCGACGGGAAGGGCCTCTCGACGTCGAAGAACCGCGCCATCTGGGCGGAGGAGTACCTCGACGAGGGGTTCCACCCGGACCTCCTCCGGTACTACATGGCGACCGCCAGCGGGTTCGAGCGCGACGTGAACTTCTCGTGGGACCGGTTCGCCGAGCGCGTGAACAGCGAACTCGCGGACGTCGTCGGGAACTTCGTCTACCGCGCGCTGCTGTTCGCGACGCGGAACTTCGACGGGACACCCGACGCCGCGGTCTCCGACGACGTCGAGACCGAAATCGCGGCCGCGATGGACGACTACGAGGACGCGCTCAACGACTACGACCTCAAGTCCGCGGGCGAGCGCGCGGTCGCGCTCGCTCGCTACGGCAACGAGTACATCCAGCGCAACGAGCCCTGGAAGCTCGACGACGAGGAGGCCGCACCGGTCATCCGCGACTGCGTGCAGCTCGTGAAGGCGGTCGCGGTGCTGCTGCAGCCGTTCATTCCGGAGAAGGCCGACGACATCTGGGCGCAGATCGAGGAGGACGGCTCCGTGGCGGACGCCACCATCGGCGACTGCCTGCAGGCGCCGCCCGCCGAGTTCGGGGAGCCCGACGAGCTGTTCACGAAGGTGGAGGACGAGCGCGTCGAGGAGCTCGACGCGAAGCTCCAGGAGAAAATCGAAGCCGCTAGTAGCGACGAGGGAGACGACGAGGACGTGACCGACGAATCCGAGACCGAACTCGAACCGCTCGCCGACGAGCGCGTCAGCTTCGAGGACTTCCAGAGCCTCGACCTGCGCGTCGGCGAAATCGAGACCGCGGAGGGCATCGAGGGTGCCGACGATCTCGCGCGCCTCGAAGTCGACATCGGCCACGAGACCCGACAGATTGTCGCGGGCATCAAGCAGCTCCACGACCTCGACGAGCTCCCGGGCAAGCGCGTCGTCATCGTCGCGAACCTCGAACAGGCCGAGCTGTTCGGTGTCGAGTCCAACGGCATGATTCTCGCCGCCGGCGAGGACGCCGACCTCCTCACCACCCACGGGGACAGCGAACCCGGCACGAAGATCAAGTAG
- a CDS encoding VTT domain-containing protein yields MLSSALLALSVDLSAVEGAVRAATGWPGLGIIFVYSFLIAFVLPLPSEVVLCPAGYVCGSAVTLGLGVSEPVIVALVVVVSAGGKALGSVIALSIGHGASHSGAVVRALRRLGFEPVEWSKNRMVELVQTYGYYGMAVALSVPFFPDTISLYAFSVVEKDHRRFAVATFAGGVGRLLVTIALFEGVLFLA; encoded by the coding sequence GTGCTCTCGTCCGCCCTGCTCGCGCTCTCCGTCGACCTCAGCGCCGTCGAAGGAGCGGTCCGTGCGGCGACCGGCTGGCCGGGACTCGGCATCATCTTCGTCTACTCGTTTCTCATCGCGTTCGTCCTCCCGCTGCCCAGCGAGGTGGTGCTGTGTCCCGCCGGCTACGTCTGCGGGAGTGCGGTCACGCTCGGCCTCGGCGTCTCCGAGCCCGTCATCGTCGCGCTCGTCGTCGTGGTGAGCGCGGGCGGGAAGGCCCTCGGGAGCGTCATCGCGCTGTCCATCGGCCACGGCGCCAGCCACTCCGGCGCCGTCGTGCGCGCGCTCCGCCGGCTCGGCTTCGAGCCCGTCGAGTGGTCAAAGAACCGCATGGTCGAGCTCGTCCAGACGTACGGCTACTACGGCATGGCGGTCGCGCTGTCGGTGCCGTTCTTCCCGGACACCATCTCGCTGTACGCGTTCTCCGTCGTCGAGAAGGACCATCGGCGGTTCGCGGTCGCGACGTTCGCGGGCGGCGTCGGTCGGCTGCTCGTCACCATCGCGCTCTTCGAGGGCGTGCTGTTCCTCGCTTGA
- the mfnA gene encoding tyrosine decarboxylase MfnA, producing the protein MPRAEPTPAPQDFDRVLSSMCTEPHPAAREAAVAFLADNPGDPATYPAVADLETEAIDALGEVVGLDDPHGYVGSGGTEANIQAVRAARNLADGDVNVVAPESAHFSFQKAADVLGVELLLAPTDDDHRADVDAVADLADDDTALVAGVAGTTEYGRVDPIPALADVAADVDARLHVDAAWGGFVLPFTDHDWSFADAPVDTMTIDPHKMGQAPIPAGGFLARDAETLDALAIDTPYLESDTQPTLGGTRSGAGVAGTHAALDALWPEGYRDQYERSQANADYLAAELREHGYDVVDPVLPLVAADLPDAEFEALREDGWRISRTATGELRVVCMPHVTREMLDDFLASLSGVGNV; encoded by the coding sequence ATGCCACGCGCGGAGCCGACGCCCGCCCCGCAGGACTTCGACCGCGTGCTCTCCTCGATGTGCACGGAGCCTCACCCGGCCGCCCGCGAGGCCGCGGTGGCGTTCCTCGCGGACAACCCCGGCGACCCCGCGACCTACCCCGCGGTCGCCGACCTCGAAACCGAAGCCATCGACGCGCTCGGCGAGGTCGTCGGGCTCGACGACCCGCACGGCTACGTCGGCTCCGGCGGCACCGAAGCGAACATCCAAGCCGTTCGTGCCGCGCGCAACCTCGCGGACGGCGACGTGAACGTCGTCGCGCCCGAGAGCGCGCACTTCAGCTTCCAGAAGGCCGCCGACGTGCTCGGCGTCGAACTCCTGCTCGCGCCAACGGACGACGACCACCGCGCGGACGTGGACGCGGTCGCCGACCTCGCGGACGACGACACGGCGCTCGTCGCCGGCGTCGCCGGCACCACCGAGTACGGGCGGGTGGACCCGATTCCCGCGCTCGCCGACGTCGCCGCGGACGTGGACGCGCGCCTCCACGTGGACGCCGCGTGGGGCGGGTTCGTCCTCCCGTTCACCGACCACGACTGGAGCTTCGCGGACGCCCCCGTGGACACGATGACCATCGACCCCCACAAGATGGGGCAGGCGCCGATTCCCGCCGGCGGCTTCCTCGCGCGGGACGCCGAGACGCTGGACGCGCTCGCCATCGACACGCCGTACCTCGAATCCGACACGCAGCCGACACTCGGCGGCACGCGCTCCGGAGCCGGTGTCGCCGGCACGCACGCCGCCCTCGACGCGCTCTGGCCCGAGGGCTACCGCGACCAGTACGAGCGCTCGCAGGCCAACGCCGACTACCTCGCCGCGGAGCTCCGCGAGCACGGCTACGACGTCGTCGACCCCGTGCTCCCGCTGGTCGCCGCCGACCTCCCGGACGCCGAGTTCGAGGCGCTCCGCGAGGACGGCTGGCGAATTTCCCGCACGGCCACCGGCGAACTCCGCGTCGTCTGCATGCCCCACGTCACCCGCGAGATGCTCGACGACTTCCTCGCGTCGCTGTCCGGTGTCGGTAACGTTTAA
- a CDS encoding M48 family metallopeptidase, with protein sequence MLAYHAAFLLLVAGSTGFFVALAALNVRHADRTVRERTEWLADTVGVEDPERLLDYHRLTTAASQLQSVVVLAVVLLVLYTGLFGDAVAAAYDAIGSDLLAGVAVFVGAALAFQLLRVPFDAFETFAVEDAFDFNEQSPTLFVRDKLVSTAFTVVLVAALGAAVLFVVETFPEWWWLAATGVVAVFLLATQVIVPRVFLPLFYDFEPVEDSSLREAVDEVFERAGFTCDDVYVMNASSRSGHSNAFFTGFGATKRVVLFDTLVDQLDETELQSVLAHELAHWKKGHIWQGMAASIVQAGVLLFVAQFLVESSWLYAMFGAPEVPAAGLLLAALWVEPVSQFASPLSNKLWLANEREADAFAVDVMGDGRPLAGALAALTSENLGNPFPHPLYETFHYQHPPVPERIRYLTED encoded by the coding sequence ATGCTCGCGTACCACGCCGCCTTCCTGCTGCTGGTCGCCGGGTCGACCGGCTTCTTCGTCGCGCTCGCCGCGCTGAACGTCCGGCACGCCGACCGCACCGTCCGCGAGCGCACGGAGTGGCTGGCCGACACCGTCGGCGTCGAGGACCCCGAGCGCCTGCTGGACTACCACCGGCTGACGACCGCCGCTAGCCAACTCCAGAGCGTCGTCGTGCTCGCCGTCGTCCTGCTCGTGCTCTACACCGGCCTGTTCGGCGACGCCGTCGCCGCGGCCTACGACGCCATCGGGAGCGACCTGCTGGCGGGCGTCGCGGTGTTCGTCGGCGCCGCGCTCGCGTTCCAACTCCTCCGGGTGCCGTTCGACGCCTTCGAGACGTTCGCCGTCGAGGACGCCTTCGACTTCAACGAGCAGTCCCCGACGCTGTTCGTCCGCGACAAGCTCGTCAGCACCGCGTTCACCGTCGTGCTCGTCGCCGCGCTCGGCGCCGCCGTGCTGTTCGTCGTGGAGACGTTCCCCGAGTGGTGGTGGCTCGCCGCCACCGGCGTCGTCGCCGTCTTCCTGCTGGCCACGCAGGTCATCGTGCCGCGCGTGTTCCTCCCCCTGTTCTATGACTTCGAGCCCGTCGAAGATTCGAGCCTCCGGGAGGCCGTCGACGAGGTCTTCGAGCGCGCGGGCTTCACCTGCGACGACGTCTACGTGATGAACGCGAGCTCGCGCTCGGGCCACTCGAACGCGTTCTTCACGGGGTTCGGCGCGACCAAGCGCGTCGTCCTCTTCGACACGCTCGTCGACCAGCTCGACGAGACCGAACTCCAGAGCGTGCTCGCCCACGAGCTCGCCCACTGGAAGAAGGGCCACATCTGGCAGGGGATGGCCGCCAGCATCGTGCAGGCCGGCGTTCTGTTGTTCGTCGCGCAGTTCCTCGTGGAGTCGTCGTGGCTGTACGCGATGTTCGGCGCGCCCGAAGTGCCCGCCGCCGGCCTGCTGTTGGCGGCGCTGTGGGTCGAACCCGTGAGTCAGTTCGCCAGCCCGCTCTCGAACAAGCTCTGGCTCGCCAACGAGCGCGAGGCCGACGCGTTCGCCGTGGACGTGATGGGCGACGGCCGGCCGCTGGCGGGCGCGCTCGCCGCGCTCACCAGCGAGAACCTCGGCAACCCCTTCCCGCACCCGCTGTACGAGACGTTCCACTACCAGCACCCGCCGGTCCCCGAGCGCATCCGCTACCTCACGGAAGACTGA